TTTCCTGGGTAGAAATCAGCCCAAACGTCTGGCGGGTTTAGAGGCGTGTTCCGTATTCCGTATGACGGCCTACGGCTTACGGTAAACTCGTCAGGGGCAGTTCAATGGTGAAAGTGGTTCCAGTTCCTACTTCGCTGTAGACGGCGAGACGGCCGTTATGTTCCCGCACGATTTTTTCGGCAATAGCCAGCCCCAGGCCGCTGCCTTCGGCGTGGTCTTCGCTGCCGGGGATGCGGTAGAAACGCTCGAACAGGTGGGGCAGGTCCTCTGGGGCAATGCCTGGGCCGGTGTCGCTGACTGTGAGCACAACTCTGTCGGTGATACTGTCGGCGGTGATGGTGAGACGGCCGTGTTCCCGGTTGTACTTGATGCCGTTGCTCACCAGATTGAGCAGCGCCTGCTTCAGCCGGTCCTGGTCGCCGACCAGGCAAGGCGAGTCGGCGGGGGAAGGCAGGGCGGGGAGGCATACGGCCGTTAACCTGATCTGCCGCGCATCAGCCTGGGCTTGCGACAGGCGCAGCACATCGTGGACCACCTCGGCGATGTCTACCGGCCGGCGCGCCAATTGCATTCGCCCCGATTCCAGGCGGGCGAAATCCACAAATTCCTGCGTCATGCGCGAGAGCCGCTCCGATTCGCGCTGGATCATGCGCACCACTTCCGCCTGTTTGGCCGCCGGAAAATCGGACCGGGCCATCAGCTCGCTGGCGGTGGTGATCGCCATCAGCGGTGTTTTTAGCTCGTGCATAATCTCGGCCAGCAGATCCGATTGGTAAAACAGATGGGCGTTGAGGATGGCGACGGCCGACTGCGAGGCCAGCGCTTCCAGAATCGCCATGTCTTGTGGGCTGTAGGTGCTGTTATCAATCTTGTTAATGACTTCCAGGCAGCCGATGATACCTTTGGCCGTCACCAGGGGCACGGCCAGCATGGAGCGTGTATGAAAAGCCAGGTCTTCATCCACGCTGGCGTAAAAGCGGTCGTCGGCCTGCACATCGGCCAGGACCAGGGAACGGCCGGTGCGCACCACCCAACCGGCAATGCTGGTGTCTAATGGCACGATGATGTCTTTGGGCATCTGGCTGCCGGTGGAGGCGGCGAAATGCAGTTGGCCGGTTTTCTGGTCTACCAGCAAGATGGAGGCGGCTTCGGTGTGAGTCAGTTCCGTCGCCACGTCCATAACCAGGTCGAGCAGGGTGTCCAATTGCAGGGTAGAACTCAGGCGGGTGCTGATCTCCAGCAGGCGCTGCAAGCTGTCGGCGCGAATGGCGGGGGATGACGGCCGTTGCTGTTCTGTTTCGATGATGGTCATGGTACTCCGTTGAAACTGTAGAGCCAGCATCCTGCTGGCGGCGGGCCAGCTATACTCGCAAAGGTTATCATCTGACATTGCTGGTCTGTTTCGATGATGGCCATGGTACTCCGTTGAAACTGTAGCGCCAGCATCCTATTGGCGGCGGGCCAGTTATACTGGCAATGATCATCATCTGCCATTCTTGTCACCTTGTCAGATGTCAGCTTGCCAGATATAGAAGCTGGCGTTTCCACCAATCAGGCAAAACTGGTCGCCAGCCGGGGCAAAACATCCACCACGTCGGCGTGAATAAGCACGTCGGCCATGTCGTCCAGGTGGGTTTCGCCCAGGTTCACGATGATCAATTTGGCGCCGGCGTATTTCGCCAGCATCGGCAGATCGCCGGCGGGCGCAACTTCCAGCGACGATCCGGCGACGATCATCACGTCGCAGTCGCGCGCGTGGCGTTTGGCGCGGTTCATAATGGTAACCGGCAAAATTTCGCCGAACAGAATGACGTTCGGTTTTAAGATACCACCACAGCCGGGGCAGCGAGGAATCTCGCCATCGGCCAGGTAGTCGGTCAGCACGACTTCGGCCAGATAGGTTTGCAGGCAGTGCATACAGGTGGCCTCACGCAAATGGCCGTGTACTTCGTAGATGGTTTTGGACCCGGCTTTGGTGTGCAGCACATCTATATTTTGGGTGATAACAGCTTGTAACGGGCCTGATGCTTCCATGTGGGCCAGGGCCAGGTGGGCCGGGTTGGGTTGGGCGACCATGATTTTTTGGAATAACGGCCGTATCCAACTATAAAAAGCCTGTGGGTTTTGTTTAAAGGCGGTTATCGTCGCCACTTCCATGGGATCATATTGGTCCCATAAGCCAGATTCCGGGCTGCGAAAATCGGGAATGCCAGAGCGGGTGCTGATGCCGGCGCCGGTCAGGGCCACGACGTGTCTTGCTTTGTTTAAGATGTGCATTGCCTGGTTGATTTGTGCTTCAAAGTGGTCCACGGGCCTCTCCCTCTTGCTGGTTGTTGGCAGACACAATGTCGTTACGGTTGGCTCAGGCGTTGACGATCTGGTGGGCTAGTTGGTGCAAATTAAGACCCGCTTGCGTTTGGGCGCTCAGGTATACCAGTGGTTGGGCTTTGTTGACAGCGCGGGTCATTTCTGCGACTGGGATGGAAAGGATAGCCAGGAGGGGGTGGCCCAGAAAGCCTTCAACGGCCGTGCGTGGCAGCTGCGCCGCTTCCTGGCCAAAGTCCAACATCACGGCGCTAATTTCCAGGTAGGGATACATCTCTTTGAGCGTGTTGAGAATCTGGCGGGCAGACGAGAGGGCGACACGCTCCGGGCGCAGGCAGACGATAATTTGGTCTGCCTGTTCCAACACCGGCCGGCTTCTTTCATTCAATTCCTGGCCCAGGTCAGCCACCACGAGCGGACTGATGCGCCTGAGGGTGGCGAGTAAGGCGCTTGTTTGGGGTGGGGTCAGTTGTGGGAAGCGGCGATTTTGATTCACCTGGCTCAATAACAGGCGCAAATTGGGGCTGTAGGTCACCAGAAACGATGGTAACTGTTCGGCAATTTCAACCTCCGGCAGCGTCGCCAGCATGTTCAGGCCGCTGGCATTCTTCTGGTTGAGGTAAAGCCCAACGTGGCCCTGCACCATGTCCAGGTCTACGAGTGTGGTGAGGTGGCCGGCGCCGGCGTAAACGGCCGCCAGATTAATAGCCACCGTGGTGGCCCCGGCGCCACCGCGCGCGCCGAGGACAGCAACGATCTGATGGCTGGCCGCCTGGCCCGCCGACCCAGCCAACAGGCTCGGGGCGTCTGGCGAAGTATGGAGTTGGGTTTTGTCCTGGGGGCCAGTTTCGGGTAAGGGGCCATAGGCCGTTTCCAGCAAGGTTCGTACCCGGTCTACCAATTCGGCCGGTTCGGTGGGTTTGTTCAGGTAATCGTCGGCCCCGGCATCGAAGACGGAGAGTTTTTTGCTGGGGGTCGTCTACGGCCGTAAACATCATGATGGGCACTTTGGCCATTTCTGGCCGTTGGCGCAGGCGTTGGCACGTTTCCCGGCCGTCCATCACCGGCATCATAAAATCCAACGTCACCAGATCGGGCTTTTCCTGTTCGGCCAGTTTTAGCGCTTCCACGCCGTTCGACGCCGTGACAACCTGATACCCCTGCTGTGTCAGGACACGTTCAATAATACTTCGCGTTTCCGGGTGGTCATCCACGATGAGCAGTTTAAAAGTCATGGGTCGTTCGTGTTTGCTGCAGATTACGGCCGTCTGTTAAGCGTCGCCCACAAAACCTGTCTTGTCTCAGGCGAACCTTAAACCGGCGGCCAGGGATAATGGCGTCCAGGGCCGGGGTAACTAAATTTACCTTCGGCGATCAGGTGCTGCAAACGTTTTTGCAGTGCTGCAATTTCGGCCGGGCTAAGCAGGCTGCCCAATTCGGTCCGCAGCCCGCCGTCATTCACTGCCAGACGTTCCTGCAAAACCATCAACGCCTGCCGCAGGTCGTCGGGAATAGGTTCACCGGCAAATTCCCAGATAACGGTGCGCAGTTTGGGATCGCTATGGAAGCAAATACCATGATCAATGGTCCACAGTCGGTTACGGCCGTCTGCGGGTTCCGTTTCTTGCAATAAAACGTGGCCGCTTTTGCGGTCGGCGTTGTTGATGAGGATGTCAAAGAGCACAATTTGCTGCAACTGTGTTCGATGGGTGAGGTCGCCTTCAAACGTCAGATAATGGTTTTCCGGGTTGTGGTGGATAAACGCCTGCACAGACCCCAGGCCATGTGGCCCATCGCGGACTACCGTCGGCGGGACCAGGTCCCAGCCCAGGGCAGCACTGGTTAAAAAGGCGGCCCGTTCGCGCAGACAAAGCGTGCCTGTCGCAAAATCCCATAACGGCCGTTCCCCACGGCGCGGTTTATACACCGCCTCAAACTGCCGGGTTTGCCCGGCGCCGTCTTCACCACAGACCTGCACTAAAAAGGTATAGTTAGAACTCCAGGGCAAAAGCCCTTCAATTTCTAATGCGCCGGCGGCGAGCAGGCGCAAAACCTCGGCCGGGACCATCTCTTCCATGACTAATGGATATGCCCGTTCCGATTAGGGCAAAAATGCCCATCGGCGTCAATGGGCCGGCCACAGTTGCCACAAATCGGTCGGCCGGCGCGCACCACTTCTACCGTATGCCGAATAAGCGATTGAACCTGGTTGCGCGAAGCCCAGAAGCTAACGACGTTTGGCTCTTCTTCTTCCTCGACCAACTCGTAGGCCACCAGAACGATCTGGTCGCTGTCTTCATTGTAGCCCAACCCCATGTGGCCCACGCGGAACAACGCTTCCACCGGCTGCCGCAGCCGTAAATCCGTCCAGATCGGCTCTTGGGATTCCCGGGTTTCCAGGGGATGTTTTTGGTTCAATTCGGCCAACAAAGATTCAAAGCTGCCAGACAGCATGGCTGCCTGTTCTTTTTCAATAACCAGAGTCACAACTTGCGTGCCCTGCCCACCTTGTAAATAAAACGTGCGTTGGCCGGGTTCGCCCAGAGCGCCAATGGTCAGGTGGTGGACCGGGTTGAGTTCGATATGGTGGGCCATGCTTACGCCTCTTTCACTTCGTGGTAGTCGGAATTGTTGTCTGTTTGAATGGGTGGATATTGACTGGCGGTAACGGCCGTTGCCTTTTCTGCTTCCGCCTTAGGCGGCTGCAACGGCCCATCATCATTCAGGCGTACCACCCGCATACCGCCATTGGGCATTAACGCCAGGATGCTAACCGAAGCGGGCGCGATGACAATGCGCTGAAATAAATCTACGTGGACGCCCAAATAGTAGGCCAATACAAGTTTGATGACGTCGGCGTGAGAGACGACGATGATGGTTTCCTTTTCGTGCCGGGCGCTCAATGCCTCTAGCGCCTGGATAGCGCGAAACTGTACTTCGCGTAGGGCTTCGCCTTCGGGGAAACGGAAGCGGCTGGGGTAATGCTGCACCGCGTGCCAGGTGGGGTCTTTGAACAGCTTTTTAATTTTTTGCCCTTCCCACCGCCCATAGCGCACTTCACCCACTTCGGGACATTCGATAACAGGCAGGTTGTGGGGCTGGGCGATGGACACGGCCGTTTCCATGCAGCGAGTGACCGGACTGCTGTAGATGGCCTTCACCGGCAAAACAGACAATCGTTCGGCGGCATGTTGGGCCTGGAGACGGCCGTTTTCATTCAGGTGTACGCCAGGAATCCAACCGGCCAACCGCTGCTTTTTGACCCAATCGTTTTCACCATGACGGACGAGAATAATGGTTGCCATGTCTCAATGATAGCACATTTAAACAGGCAACGGTACGCCTGCCGTCAGCCGGATGTGCGCCGCTTTACGGCTGTTGAATGGTCTGCGGCAAGATCACCTCATCTTCCGGTTCAGGCGCAAATGACAACGGCTCCACAATTGGCACAAACCAGCGCGCCTGCCCTTCGATAAACGTATTGCAGACCCGGTTCTCCTGGCGCAAAGCTTCCTGCCACTCCGCCGCCGTCAGGTTATCGGCATATTGGCCCATGTCAAAATAAGAAGCCATCACGTGGCAGGCAACCGGCGCCGCCCACTGTGACCCCTCGCCGCCGTTGAAGATAAAAGCCATCACCGCAATTTCGGGATTCTCCAGCGGGGCATAGCCCACAAAAAAAGCGTGGGTGGGCTGAATGGCGCGTTCTTCAAAGCGGCACCAGCCCCGTTTAATGGCGATATTGTCGCAATACTCAGACGTACCGGTTTTACCGGCCGTCACCAACCCTACATCCGCCAGCCAGGTCACATAAGTCGTCCCTGTACCGGCCGGCCGCCCTTCTGCATCCACCGAATTAACCCGACGCATCCCTTCCGCGATAATTTCCAGATGCTCACGATCCACGTCCAATGAATCAATTACTTCCGGTTGGTAAACAAAGTTGCCGTCAGCATCGAACTGGATATTGATGGATGGGTCATTCAGGGGATTGCCGGCCGCGTCTAGCAGCACCGTTTCGCCATTTGCCCCCGGGTGGGCGCGGGCGACAATGCTGCCATCGTCGTCTACCACCACCACGTTGCCATCTTCATCGGTCATATGGTTGATAATCGTCGGCCGGTATAAAAAGCCACCATTGGCGATAACAGCGGCCATTTGCACCACCTGTAATGGGGTGGCGGTGGCAAAACCTTGCCCAATGCCCAGGTTGTAATCATCGCCGGTGGACCAGGGTTCACCATAGATTTGCGCCTTCCAGTCCCGTGAGGGGGGCAGGTTGCCGGCCGCTTCTAATGGTAGTTCGATCCCCTGAACCCGACCGTAGCCGAACTGACGGCCGTATCTGGCAATGCGGTCTACCCCCAACCCTTCAACATACTCTCCATCCTGGTCGAACCCACCGGTCACTTTGTAGAAATAAACGTCGCATGAATTGGCCAGCGCCAGCACCGCGTTCATCAGACCATGACCTTCCCGGTTCCAACAGACAAAAATCTGTGCCCGGCCGGGGTCGTTGGGCGCAAAACGGTTGGCAATTTCGATCTGTCCCGGATCGAACAAAAAGCGCGACGCGGAAATGGTTCCTTCTTGCAAAGCGGCGGCTGTCGGAACCATCTTAAAGGTGGAACCCGGCGGGTATGTGCCGCTAATGGCATGGTTCACCAGGGGCGTGTAATCGTTGCGCGCCAGGCTGAGGTAGTACTCCACCGGCACTTCGCTGGCAAAGCGGTTGTTATCAAACGTGGGAAAATTGACCATCGCCAGAACTTCGCCGGTTTGGGGATTAATCGCCACGACAACCCCTTGTTCAACTTCCGGGAACGAACGCTGGCCGGTTATGTTGTCAATACGTACAGTGTGTGAATCTTCCACCATGTATTGCCGTAAGATTTCGGCCGCTTCGCGTTGCAGTTCCATGTCCAGCGTCAGGTGCAAATTTAAGCCAGCCTGCGGTTCGATGGCGCTGCCGATTTGGCGCACTTCGCGCCCGGTCCAATCCTGTTCGATTTGTCGCCGCCCCTTGCTGCCGGCCAGCTCAATCTCCATGGAAGATTCCAACCCAGACCAGCCTACGCGGTCATTGCGTTGGTAGCCTAAAATGTCAATCCAGCCCTGATTGGGGATGGGTCCCATAAAGCCCATGATGTGCGAGGTCAGTTCGCCGGAGGGGTAATAACGCAGCGGCTCCTGAATAACGCGCACGCCGGGTAGGAAGATGCTTTCTTGCTCGATGGTATAGGCCAACGTCACCGGCACGTTGGCGGCAATGGTGGCCGGCAGGTATTGGGCGAAGCTGTTTTCGCGCCAGATGGCTTCAATGCTGCTGGGCAGTTGTTCGACGATACCCGCCCTGTCCAATGTTTCTTGCACATCGGCGCCGTAGATGTCTGCCAGCCGGCTGTAGGTGTTGACCAGTTCAGGGCTGGCTGCTTCGATGAGGATTTGCTGTTGTAGGGTATTGGTAACAGGTACGCCGGTCAGCAGGGAGAGGCGTTCAAACACGGCGCGGCGTTCGGCCGGATCGGAGGGCAGGAAGGCTGGGGTGATGGTGACGTTGTAGCTGGGCAAGTTGACGGCCAGTGGTTCGCCGTGTCTGTCGAACATGACACCGCGCGGGGCGGTGGTTCGGAGGGTGGCAATCTGGTTGTCTGTGGCTAAGGCTTGCAGATCGGGGCCGCGATTTTGTTGCAGCCAATAGACGCGGTACAGCAGCAGGCTGAGGATGATGATGATCAGAGCGCGGAGGAAGTAGAGACGGCCGCGCAGCCCAACGTCTACATTTTCTTGTTCTTCTAACTCTTCAATGCGTTCCCAACCCATGTGTGACATAGGTGTTACCTCGCTATAGTTCTACCCGGCGGGGATGTACCCGGCGGTCTATGGCGTAGACCAGCCAGTATATGGGCAGCATGAACCCGGCGTTTAGCAGGATGATGGGAGCCAGGTTAACGGCCGTTTCCGCCGACGGCGCAAAACCAAAAAGCTGCAAAAGCAGCAGGTAGACAATCAAATAGACAATGCTGCTGATAGCCGCCATCATGGGCGGCACAAAAAAATGGCTCTGTGGCAAGACGCGCAAAAGACCGGCCACGGCCAGGACGGCGACCATGTAGGCCAGGGCGGTGGACCCTGACGGCCCAATGGAGAACAAATCCAGGCTCATCCCGGCGATGAAGGCCCAGGCCACGCCCTCCTCCACGCCATGCAGCAGAAACCAGCTCAGGGCAACCAACAGGGAGATTTGCGGCGTCAGACCGAAGATAGGAAAACGCGTAAGCACGGCCGTTTGCACTATCGCCAACAGCAGCATCACCGGAATCGCCACATAGATGGTTGCGCGCATTGCTGCCTAATTCCCCCCTGGATTGGTAAAAATATCCACGTCCAAAGGCTGAAAATCAATGATCACAAACACCAGTTCCAATGAATCAAAATCGGTGGCCGGCTGCACCAGCGCCCGCTGCGACAATTCCGCCTCGCTGCGGTTTACTTCAATCACCCGGCCAATGACAATGCCCGACGGAAATTCACCCCCCAGCCCAGAAGTCAGGGCTACTTCGCCAATAGCCACCTGATACTTCAGATCAATCCAATCCATCAACAAAGAACCGCCTAACGCGCCGCCGCGCAGCACACCGGTGGCGCGAGAACTGCCCAGCCGGGCCGGCACAGCGCTGGCGTTGTCGGTGATCAGCGCCACCTGGGCCGAGCGGGCCGTGGCGCGATAAACTCGTCCCACCAGCCCACGCGCGCTTTCTACGGGCATGCCCACGCGCACGCCGTCGTCGGTTCCTTTGTCTATGATGATGCTGCGAATGGCGGGGCTGGGGTCGCGGCCGATAACCGAGGCGATCTGGCGGGTATATTCGGGGGTTTGGCGAGCGCGGTTAAACAAGTCTAGCAGCAGTTGGTATTCACCCTGGATTTCGCGCAGTTCTTCGTTTTGGCGCTCCAATTCTTCTACTTGCGATTGCAGCAGAGCCAGTTCAGCGCGGGCGGTTTGCAGATCACGCGGACCAGCCAGCGCCCCGGCCAGGGTATCTGAGCCACCAGAAGAGAGGTTGAGTACGGCCGTAAACGGGTCACGCAGCACACGGAATGCAGCGTCCAGATTGCCGGTGGCGTCTAAAATAGACAGCA
The DNA window shown above is from Candidatus Leptovillus gracilis and carries:
- a CDS encoding GAF domain-containing sensor histidine kinase gives rise to the protein MTIIETEQQRPSSPAIRADSLQRLLEISTRLSSTLQLDTLLDLVMDVATELTHTEAASILLVDQKTGQLHFAASTGSQMPKDIIVPLDTSIAGWVVRTGRSLVLADVQADDRFYASVDEDLAFHTRSMLAVPLVTAKGIIGCLEVINKIDNSTYSPQDMAILEALASQSAVAILNAHLFYQSDLLAEIMHELKTPLMAITTASELMARSDFPAAKQAEVVRMIQRESERLSRMTQEFVDFARLESGRMQLARRPVDIAEVVHDVLRLSQAQADARQIRLTAVCLPALPSPADSPCLVGDQDRLKQALLNLVSNGIKYNREHGRLTITADSITDRVVLTVSDTGPGIAPEDLPHLFERFYRIPGSEDHAEGSGLGLAIAEKIVREHNGRLAVYSEVGTGTTFTIELPLTSLP
- a CDS encoding NAD-dependent deacylase — its product is MHILNKARHVVALTGAGISTRSGIPDFRSPESGLWDQYDPMEVATITAFKQNPQAFYSWIRPLFQKIMVAQPNPAHLALAHMEASGPLQAVITQNIDVLHTKAGSKTIYEVHGHLREATCMHCLQTYLAEVVLTDYLADGEIPRCPGCGGILKPNVILFGEILPVTIMNRAKRHARDCDVMIVAGSSLEVAPAGDLPMLAKYAGAKLIIVNLGETHLDDMADVLIHADVVDVLPRLATSFA
- a CDS encoding AAA family ATPase; this translates as MAGSAGQAASHQIVAVLGARGGAGATTVAINLAAVYAGAGHLTTLVDLDMVQGHVGLYLNQKNASGLNMLATLPEVEIAEQLPSFLVTYSPNLRLLLSQVNQNRRFPQLTPPQTSALLATLRRISPLVVADLGQELNERSRPVLEQADQIIVCLRPERVALSSARQILNTLKEMYPYLEISAVMLDFGQEAAQLPRTAVEGFLGHPLLAILSIPVAEMTRAVNKAQPLVYLSAQTQAGLNLHQLAHQIVNA
- a CDS encoding response regulator, with the translated sequence MTFKLLIVDDHPETRSIIERVLTQQGYQVVTASNGVEALKLAEQEKPDLVTLDFMMPVMDGRETCQRLRQRPEMAKVPIMMFTAVDDPQQKTLRLRCRGRRLPEQTHRTGRIGRPGTNLAGNGLWPLTRNWPPGQNPTPYFARRPEPVGWVGGPGGQPSDRCCPRRARWRRGHHGGY
- a CDS encoding SCO1664 family protein, which translates into the protein MEEMVPAEVLRLLAAGALEIEGLLPWSSNYTFLVQVCGEDGAGQTRQFEAVYKPRRGERPLWDFATGTLCLRERAAFLTSAALGWDLVPPTVVRDGPHGLGSVQAFIHHNPENHYLTFEGDLTHRTQLQQIVLFDILINNADRKSGHVLLQETEPADGRNRLWTIDHGICFHSDPKLRTVIWEFAGEPIPDDLRQALMVLQERLAVNDGGLRTELGSLLSPAEIAALQKRLQHLIAEGKFSYPGPGRHYPWPPV
- a CDS encoding DUF3090 domain-containing protein, producing MAHHIELNPVHHLTIGALGEPGQRTFYLQGGQGTQVVTLVIEKEQAAMLSGSFESLLAELNQKHPLETRESQEPIWTDLRLRQPVEALFRVGHMGLGYNEDSDQIVLVAYELVEEEEEPNVVSFWASRNQVQSLIRHTVEVVRAGRPICGNCGRPIDADGHFCPNRNGHIH
- a CDS encoding MSMEG_4193 family putative phosphomutase codes for the protein MATIILVRHGENDWVKKQRLAGWIPGVHLNENGRLQAQHAAERLSVLPVKAIYSSPVTRCMETAVSIAQPHNLPVIECPEVGEVRYGRWEGQKIKKLFKDPTWHAVQHYPSRFRFPEGEALREVQFRAIQALEALSARHEKETIIVVSHADVIKLVLAYYLGVHVDLFQRIVIAPASVSILALMPNGGMRVVRLNDDGPLQPPKAEAEKATAVTASQYPPIQTDNNSDYHEVKEA
- the mrdA gene encoding penicillin-binding protein 2; amino-acid sequence: MSHMGWERIEELEEQENVDVGLRGRLYFLRALIIIILSLLLYRVYWLQQNRGPDLQALATDNQIATLRTTAPRGVMFDRHGEPLAVNLPSYNVTITPAFLPSDPAERRAVFERLSLLTGVPVTNTLQQQILIEAASPELVNTYSRLADIYGADVQETLDRAGIVEQLPSSIEAIWRENSFAQYLPATIAANVPVTLAYTIEQESIFLPGVRVIQEPLRYYPSGELTSHIMGFMGPIPNQGWIDILGYQRNDRVGWSGLESSMEIELAGSKGRRQIEQDWTGREVRQIGSAIEPQAGLNLHLTLDMELQREAAEILRQYMVEDSHTVRIDNITGQRSFPEVEQGVVVAINPQTGEVLAMVNFPTFDNNRFASEVPVEYYLSLARNDYTPLVNHAISGTYPPGSTFKMVPTAAALQEGTISASRFLFDPGQIEIANRFAPNDPGRAQIFVCWNREGHGLMNAVLALANSCDVYFYKVTGGFDQDGEYVEGLGVDRIARYGRQFGYGRVQGIELPLEAAGNLPPSRDWKAQIYGEPWSTGDDYNLGIGQGFATATPLQVVQMAAVIANGGFLYRPTIINHMTDEDGNVVVVDDDGSIVARAHPGANGETVLLDAAGNPLNDPSINIQFDADGNFVYQPEVIDSLDVDREHLEIIAEGMRRVNSVDAEGRPAGTGTTYVTWLADVGLVTAGKTGTSEYCDNIAIKRGWCRFEERAIQPTHAFFVGYAPLENPEIAVMAFIFNGGEGSQWAAPVACHVMASYFDMGQYADNLTAAEWQEALRQENRVCNTFIEGQARWFVPIVEPLSFAPEPEDEVILPQTIQQP
- the mreD gene encoding rod shape-determining protein MreD, translating into MRATIYVAIPVMLLLAIVQTAVLTRFPIFGLTPQISLLVALSWFLLHGVEEGVAWAFIAGMSLDLFSIGPSGSTALAYMVAVLAVAGLLRVLPQSHFFVPPMMAAISSIVYLIVYLLLLQLFGFAPSAETAVNLAPIILLNAGFMLPIYWLVYAIDRRVHPRRVEL
- the mreC gene encoding rod shape-determining protein MreC, with protein sequence MNLNDAPQRIRWITIAVLVGIAVLLSILDATGNLDAAFRVLRDPFTAVLNLSSGGSDTLAGALAGPRDLQTARAELALLQSQVEELERQNEELREIQGEYQLLLDLFNRARQTPEYTRQIASVIGRDPSPAIRSIIIDKGTDDGVRVGMPVESARGLVGRVYRATARSAQVALITDNASAVPARLGSSRATGVLRGGALGGSLLMDWIDLKYQVAIGEVALTSGLGGEFPSGIVIGRVIEVNRSEAELSQRALVQPATDFDSLELVFVIIDFQPLDVDIFTNPGGN